The proteins below come from a single Bacillus methanolicus genomic window:
- a CDS encoding replication-relaxation family protein: MLRKKYKIRRDKRGVWLTDIDLELLHLIWQHRVLSLSQLKFYCLELYGISKDTTEKKLKRWRKLNVVHSKNYMNNPFGMIYYRIGRQGVKILENEEMIPKGDTSYKEIMVPTANTDHFFATRDVVIRTLVEFKKNKRNIVSHHPSTLPYLEKDSDAFPLVVPDWILSNEFGFLNIELDTGSESLSMIEEKIGKYVKYASQRPDEIYHVLLVVLDDTDKALRYKKEYGMDRSRRIASVKDSIIRANVHVHSNLFFYVVSMNRAIQVASNIMTGIYPISPEERSREIEAIISLLEMNITFEYEIARLNEDEFYLPDVDRSLYADSHLLFKSKNSSKGHVVLIKIMEEGSVKCLDQIEYLNRLRNEKRFKAKTEVNKILAIYRKNEELQNDHLGKQLNHIMFGTSQQLANNFEQSPMFYQTVTQYKKEGVLLYER; the protein is encoded by the coding sequence TTGCTCAGAAAGAAGTATAAAATTAGAAGGGATAAGCGGGGTGTTTGGTTAACCGATATTGATTTAGAACTTCTACATTTAATTTGGCAACACAGAGTATTATCTTTGTCTCAGTTAAAGTTTTATTGCCTGGAGCTTTATGGAATCAGCAAAGATACTACAGAAAAGAAGCTGAAACGTTGGAGAAAATTAAACGTTGTGCACTCTAAGAACTATATGAACAATCCTTTCGGAATGATTTATTACCGTATAGGAAGACAAGGAGTTAAAATTTTAGAAAATGAAGAAATGATTCCAAAAGGAGATACCAGTTATAAAGAGATTATGGTTCCTACTGCTAATACAGATCATTTCTTTGCTACTCGGGATGTTGTGATTCGAACTTTAGTGGAATTTAAAAAGAATAAGAGGAATATCGTTTCTCATCATCCATCTACTCTTCCATATTTAGAAAAGGATTCTGATGCGTTTCCATTGGTGGTGCCAGATTGGATTCTATCTAACGAATTCGGATTCCTGAACATTGAATTGGATACAGGTAGTGAGAGCTTGAGCATGATAGAAGAAAAAATTGGGAAGTACGTTAAGTACGCTAGTCAGCGTCCGGACGAAATTTATCATGTCTTACTTGTTGTACTAGATGATACGGATAAAGCTCTTCGTTACAAAAAAGAGTATGGAATGGACCGTAGTCGTAGGATAGCGAGCGTGAAAGACTCAATAATTCGAGCTAACGTTCATGTACATTCAAATTTATTTTTTTATGTGGTCTCTATGAATAGAGCAATTCAAGTTGCTTCGAATATCATGACGGGGATTTACCCTATTTCCCCTGAGGAACGCTCAAGAGAAATCGAAGCCATAATTTCATTGTTGGAGATGAACATTACGTTCGAATACGAGATTGCACGGTTGAATGAAGATGAATTTTATTTACCAGATGTTGATCGTTCTCTTTATGCGGATAGTCATCTTCTGTTCAAAAGCAAGAATAGCAGCAAGGGCCATGTTGTTTTAATTAAGATAATGGAAGAGGGAAGTGTGAAATGCCTCGACCAGATTGAGTATTTAAATCGATTAAGAAATGAAAAGAGGTTTAAAGCTAAAACAGAGGTAAATAAAATCCTGGCGATATATCGTAAAAATGAAGAACTTCAAAATGACCATTTAGGAAAGCAGTTAAACCATATTATGTTTGGAACAAGTCAACAGTTAGCTAACAACTTTGAGCAATCACCAATGTTTTATCAAACAGTTACACAATATAAGAAAGAGGGAGTGCTTTTATATGAAAGATAA
- a CDS encoding type IV secretory system conjugative DNA transfer family protein — protein MKDKLLPKLPVISMSLLAIVSLFLTLRSTFNYFFLMSGQFLGAIPSFILFGDSTQPGFFGFLFAALWLIVGWLVSTKFKRYQTPFWRRLWFWNMFLGITFHYLWLISAPVYNTLLPYLGERINMMEVNNIWHAIAVGDTNTLLLTIMFIPTAVTLMLLLWLSGQYSQYSAELKEAFNEFEFSNVLLQKWFKLETTVQWPDIVLGPESDTKELLIQPGKDRTLNNIIIGSIGTGKTAALVLPILNQDLHWMTRFINDYPEIYIREDYHTEEVKGKYLNGISVIEPSNDLCQKAFQLVKAHGIPEESVFYIDPTNPNTPSINPMQGPVDKVAEAFAMVIEGLAEGGNSNFFFQQSERNHLKHYIYLLKLHDPEQEVTFDMLLKMYDNPQLVRRMHLKLKETIPDNIDFIEDRDERNHWAIVKQIDEWFDMNLLPQMERAGGAMLPVMIKHGEYRNEPAYYDAKAEYVQGLRNILNDIGANPLIRRVLFGKSNFDFDKHLEMGGVLLVNTAKGELGGLSNILGKLILLSLQNAVFRRSPNVSTFHHILVDEFPDYIYHPFREFPAQSRKYKAIVTVVAQTVTQLADKYGETYMHTLLGTLRHKMVYGDIPDFDAQLFSKIFGEKERFEESLSEQAVSPLQEQPSLRVGSSYQKTKEAILSPADIIYQKPFQCAVKIVANNRPIPVKQIDANFVPKEEFKKAVVQVDKEAAELWLANRNQIVSEPFLIEEGIEEVEEPTGTNELPSTEEQSKTHQEREQLIGYPVAEQPVDYYFEEEDVGEIVQDEPNIPQSISIEEENQSIPLVEDQSKNTIENKFIQGSPKPGNELEPFSFSSVLGNKTSIQQTDVKPEQSELGEEQLQFADEILKEVKKVPASKEVASAKFYSDYEE, from the coding sequence ATGAAAGATAAACTCCTTCCTAAACTACCCGTTATCTCTATGTCGCTATTAGCTATCGTTTCCTTATTTCTTACCTTACGCTCGACCTTTAATTATTTCTTTTTAATGAGCGGTCAATTTTTGGGAGCAATCCCTAGTTTTATCCTTTTTGGTGATTCAACTCAACCGGGATTTTTTGGATTCTTGTTCGCTGCTTTATGGTTAATTGTAGGCTGGTTAGTGAGCACGAAATTTAAAAGGTATCAAACTCCATTTTGGAGGCGTTTATGGTTCTGGAATATGTTCCTCGGAATTACATTTCATTACCTATGGTTAATTTCGGCCCCTGTTTATAACACACTGTTGCCATATTTAGGTGAACGGATTAACATGATGGAAGTGAACAATATTTGGCACGCAATAGCGGTAGGGGATACGAATACGTTGTTGTTAACAATTATGTTTATTCCAACTGCTGTAACTCTTATGTTGCTCCTTTGGTTAAGCGGGCAGTATTCGCAATACTCCGCTGAATTGAAAGAAGCGTTTAATGAGTTTGAATTCAGCAACGTTCTCTTGCAAAAATGGTTTAAGTTGGAGACAACAGTACAATGGCCAGATATTGTATTAGGTCCTGAATCAGATACAAAAGAATTGCTAATTCAGCCAGGAAAAGACCGAACTCTTAATAACATTATCATTGGAAGTATAGGTACTGGTAAAACAGCCGCTCTTGTTTTGCCTATTTTAAATCAGGATCTGCACTGGATGACCCGTTTTATTAATGATTATCCCGAAATTTATATACGGGAAGATTATCACACCGAAGAGGTGAAAGGTAAGTACTTGAATGGAATAAGTGTCATTGAGCCCTCGAATGACTTATGCCAAAAAGCTTTTCAGTTGGTAAAAGCTCATGGAATTCCGGAAGAATCCGTTTTTTATATTGACCCGACTAATCCGAATACACCAAGTATCAATCCAATGCAAGGGCCTGTTGACAAAGTTGCAGAGGCTTTCGCAATGGTTATTGAAGGATTGGCTGAAGGAGGAAATAGCAATTTCTTCTTCCAACAATCTGAGCGTAACCACTTGAAACACTATATTTATTTATTGAAGTTGCATGATCCAGAACAAGAAGTAACCTTTGATATGTTATTAAAGATGTATGACAATCCACAGCTAGTTCGTAGAATGCATCTGAAGTTGAAAGAGACTATTCCAGATAATATTGATTTCATTGAAGATCGTGACGAACGTAATCACTGGGCAATAGTAAAACAAATTGATGAATGGTTTGATATGAACTTACTTCCACAAATGGAAAGAGCGGGCGGAGCAATGCTCCCGGTTATGATTAAACATGGAGAATATCGTAACGAACCCGCTTATTATGATGCAAAAGCTGAATATGTTCAAGGACTGAGAAACATCTTAAATGATATCGGAGCTAACCCTCTGATTCGACGTGTATTATTCGGAAAGTCAAATTTCGATTTTGATAAACATCTAGAAATGGGCGGAGTGTTATTAGTGAATACTGCTAAGGGAGAACTCGGGGGATTATCTAATATTTTAGGAAAGCTCATTCTCTTAAGTTTACAGAATGCAGTATTTAGAAGATCTCCTAATGTATCAACCTTTCACCATATTTTAGTAGATGAGTTTCCAGACTATATCTATCACCCTTTTAGAGAGTTTCCCGCTCAATCACGAAAATATAAGGCTATTGTTACGGTTGTCGCTCAAACTGTTACGCAGCTGGCCGATAAATATGGCGAAACGTATATGCACACCTTATTAGGAACTCTGAGGCACAAAATGGTCTATGGAGATATACCGGACTTTGATGCACAATTATTCTCAAAAATCTTTGGAGAAAAAGAGCGATTTGAAGAAAGCTTAAGTGAACAAGCGGTTAGCCCATTACAGGAACAACCATCGTTACGGGTTGGGAGTAGCTATCAGAAGACTAAAGAAGCTATTCTATCACCAGCCGATATTATATATCAGAAACCATTCCAATGTGCAGTTAAAATTGTAGCGAATAACAGACCTATTCCGGTTAAACAAATTGATGCAAACTTTGTACCGAAAGAGGAGTTTAAAAAAGCAGTTGTTCAGGTTGATAAAGAAGCAGCGGAACTTTGGCTTGCAAATCGTAACCAAATTGTATCGGAACCATTTCTCATAGAGGAAGGTATAGAAGAAGTAGAGGAGCCAACAGGAACTAATGAACTTCCTTCTACTGAAGAACAGTCAAAAACACATCAGGAAAGAGAGCAGCTTATTGGTTATCCAGTAGCGGAACAGCCAGTTGATTACTATTTTGAGGAAGAAGATGTGGGAGAAATCGTACAGGATGAACCGAATATTCCTCAGTCTATTTCGATTGAAGAAGAAAATCAATCTATTCCCCTTGTAGAAGATCAAAGTAAAAACACAATAGAAAATAAATTCATCCAGGGATCTCCTAAACCGGGTAATGAACTGGAACCATTTAGTTTCAGTAGTGTTTTGGGTAACAAAACTTCTATACAACAGACTGATGTTAAACCCGAGCAGTCCGAACTAGGAGAAGAACAACTCCAGTTTGCAGACGAAATTTTAAAGGAAGTCAAAAAGGTTCCTGCTTCTAAAGAAGTGGCTTCCGCCAAATTCTATAGTGATTATGAAGAATAA